One Aegilops tauschii subsp. strangulata cultivar AL8/78 chromosome 2, Aet v6.0, whole genome shotgun sequence genomic window, ACGCCCGCGTCTGACTAATCTTGCCCACAAAAACACCTCTCCCGCGCACATGCCCTTTCCCGCCCCGACGCTAGTCGGTGACATATTCATGCCGACCCAGAGTGGACGCAACCGCTCGCTGAAGCCGGCAcaccgcttcccggtgcacgccaCATCTGTCCGAATTCAAAACGACGCCAATCCGTCCGCCTCCCTTCATTAAACCTACACCGTTGCCAAGGAACCCAATCTGGCACCACATGACTGCCCGCCACCATTAAGGACCTCGTTGCCTGGTTTGCCCTCTGCCTGCTATTTAACCCCCAGGCAGACAACACATCCGCATCCATCCACCCTCCTCCCTTCTCTATCCCCTCTCCGCACCACACCCGCAATGGCCTCCTCGAGCTCTAAAGCCTTGTGTGACGACCTCTCGTCCGAACAGAAGAAGGAGATTGTCGCCATTGCAGTCGGCTAGCAGGGCGCCAGACGAACGAGCTAACTAGAGGACGGCGCTCAGGACGCGCCTAGGCAGAGCCGGCCGGCGCCACCATCTGCGTCGACAAATGCCGGCATCACCATGTGCAAGGCTCGTGCTCACTACATGGACATGGTGTTGGAGGAGCGGGATGGCGCGTTCCGGCAGGCGCAGGCCGACCAGGCCTACAACTTTCGCCTCCTGGACGAGCACCGGCACGCGAAGGAGCAACTCGCCGCCGGTATGGCCATCACGTCGGACATGGATGTGCCAGATCAAAAGGCGTTGCTGGAGTCCTATCACTCCGCCCGGGACATCCGTCACGACCACTAGAGATGGGTAACGGGCGCCGAGGATCATTTTAGGCTAGGTTTAGACTTTGGTCTAATTGAAATAAGTCTAAATGTAATCAATTTTCTCCGTCGGGTTTTATGTAAAAAAAAAGTATCCAAGTATGAATGAACATTATACAGTGCGTTCAAAATTCAAATATGCATCAAATTTGTTCATTTCATTAAAATTCTTCAAAAatgttgtaagtgcatctagtgccccttagtgattttggtgtattgaagacttatagattaagggactaatgtgtttgtgagtgtacacatggTTTATAAGTCAATGaagagtttgatatttacagtgaaagtcgacccctaaaaatgaatgtcttcggcTAAAGACTTTGGTTCTCCTGAAGACTTTAGAAGTGAAGAAATTgatgtgaccttgaagacttgatattcatgcgagaaatctgaagcgtgaagacttttgttttcatagtttcattttctcattcttgagtcataggaaacaccgtactgttaaaggcgGTCGAGGTAATACTAAGGAAActaatttccaagtgatgctcatctcaaaatcctacacctacccaatccttcgagtgaagccattggaaatctcatatcaGTTCAGTcgatttcttcagtgacagagacgaagatcttctggtctctgaggaatttgttctgactgaggagttaggaattcgcccagtgcggattgcctacacagtgaggaacataaTAGCCTTGAGGAATTCGAacctcaaatatccgaccgttgctgagccgtgcgccagctatcccaaaatatcctaccacctaacggtcatatcagccaagggcaattatgtcttatcatgtcgggctgctccctaggctataaataaccgccccctacaaccactagctggttggctgctccgagagaaactgacacttgtcatttgagagcatcccatcctccgaggactttgagcgaaaatcatcaagtgaggaaaaccccaaaTCCCAAACCCAAACCTACAAACCCCAAAGTGATTGAgtatcactgaagagattgttcctgtgtggaaccgacgcttattacctttgaggactgtgtatcctccagacggttaggcgccatggtctgagcatccaagaggaattgtggattgcggagtgaccaagtctgtgaaggtttggaagtcacctgtgAAGACTTACCACACTACTGTTGGGCGAGATTTGcgtgatcttagctcaaggagaatacggtgaggactgtgtgtcctcgagTTTAAATACTCAgtcgctccaaccagacgtacaactgtcacaacagttggaactggtcgaccaaatcattgtcttcaccaagcctactggttctatttcctcaaccctttcatttcctctgTTATGTGTTGATGTACCTGAtcattactgtttgaagactttgacggAAGACTTTCTCTAATTCCTCAATCCTAATtctttagtctgtttgtcttcatcctacttatcatgtgtttacgctttctgtactctgtgtttgtctttcatttcatcatgatgactatgctgtTGCTCTGTTATGCTTAtacctgagtacttattccgctgcaagtagttcttcgctcaggaatttcctcaccctgaaattcctcagtgaagaattcttaaaaatcgcctattcaccccccctctagtcgacgtAACGCACTTTCAAATGTAACCAGACATATGCGAAGAACGTTGGATGGCCAGCTCCCACATCCGTGTGCATGGACTAGTCCTTCCCTGTCTGCGGACGGATGTCGTGTCCGGTTTATgggtcggcgttggagatgccctaagtaAAATATAAAATAGTCTATGCAACACTAAATTATCTGCCATAAACAACAGATTCTAGCTAAACAAGAACATGTGTGGAATCTCAATATCAATAGAGAGGCATCAATTTATTTACTTTATTATTGAAGCAAGTATTTTCACCTCCCTTTGTATGTCCCTCGCCTCTGTTTTTCAACCCATAGCGGGGATTCCTCCTACATTTCATTTATTCCACGGTAATTGAGGTACTAAATAAATTTCTTAGAATTGTGTCTATATTGGCCTCTACCTTTTGACTTGAGTGGAGAGGGCATCCCAATACTTTTACTTTTCTCTAGTATTCCTTTTGAGTTAAAAATTATGTAAACCAAATATGCCCTAAGCTCCTTAGAAACCCGTACGACTTTTTAATTAATTATAAGGGGAGAATGTGAGATAGATGAGAGGGGAGGGAGAGATACTGCTATATTGCTAGGACAGTTCTTATTACTTGTTAATTAGCAAAGTACCCCCTCCGTCTAGTGTCAAAAACAGTCTTACATAATGGGACGTATCTAGTGTCAAAAAcagtcttatattatgggacgaagggTGGCACTGCATAAAAAAATATACTTAAAAAAACATACGTGGAATCTCAATGTCAACACTATACTATTTTAGCATAAATAAACATAGTATACTCCCTATGTACTTATCTGCCATTAAAAAATTGTACATAAACAAGAAACTCCCTTTCTCCAAGGTACCATGTGTGTACCTAcctaactactccctccgttccaaaatagatgactcaactttgtactaattttagtacaaagttagtacaaagttgggtcatctattttagaacggagggagtacctgagtcaacaaacaaacaaacaaacaaagtAGACTACTCTTGCCTAATCATCCATCCATAAATCCTGCCGACATGCACCTTTCTGAATCaacaaaaaatgaaacaaacaGCAATATAAAGGATACCTAATTTAGTCAAACACTAAACCAACAAACAAACTGAATGAACCAAACTAAAACAACAACATCAACACAACGCAGATTTGCAAGCAAGCAAAATTTGTTTGtttgcctcatcatcatcatctcaGTCTCAGTCTCAGGTCAGGACAGGTAAGGTACAACCATACAACCAACAGACAATTAAACAGTCAAGAGTCAACCAACATCTGCCTCCTAATCTCATTCTCATTGATTAATCCACTCTAGACTGGCTCACTGCTGTTACAGTCAGTCCAGCCCAGCCCAGAGGAATAATCTAATCTAACCTAATGAAATGCAAAACAGCACCACCATGCTCTCTCTCTGTATATGCTCGCTCCTGCAACCAGTCAAACTTTTTTACTTCTCCATCCATCCAGCCAACCAACCAAACCAATGCTTCTCCATCCAATCCAATCACTAACCAAACAAACtcaagggagggagggagggaaagGGACCCTCCCAATATTCACACATTCCCCTTCCATGTCTATCAGCCTCATCATCATCGGAACCAATAAATTAAAACGGCTGCGGATCCTTCACCGTCTCACACCGATGAAGAACCTACCCATgcctgcaacaacaacaaccaaaTAATACTACACCTTGTCAGTCTCCTACTTTACTTCCCACAAGATTAACACACAACCACAAATAGAATACAAGGCTACTAAAGTGACAGGCGAGAGCATACATACCCCTGAGACCACCACTTCTTCTAGCTAGACGGCGCCCCTGATCCAGAAGCTGCTGCAGACACGGCGCCGCTACTATGGCCAACGCTGTCAGAAGACTCAACCCCAAGCTTCAGCTCCAGATCCAGTGCAGGGCCCTCACCATTCGACACCACCACCGCCTGGCTGCTGCTGCCATCTGGAGCATGCCCTGCAGCACGGCACTGTGACAGCAGGTCATTCAGCTCCACGTACGGCTCTCCCGCCGCCGGTTCCAGCAAAGGGTCAACCAGCCGCACGCCACACTTGTCACACTGCTTGCACAGGCTGCTAACCAGTGAGGAAGGGACAACCTGGTCCGTTATTTCAAATATTGTTTCGCTGTCATCAAACACTGCTTCGCTGTCTTGGTTAGCGGTCGTCAAATCAGACTGCAACATCCAAACCCAAAAAAAAAAGTCAAATTAAAACGGTAGGATCAATCCAGTTAACCCTGGATAAGCATGCAGCGGACAGCAAGACACAGAAAGAAAAATTACCGATGGACCATCTTGGCCTACAGGATTGGTCGAGAGACGACCGATGATATCAGCTAGCTGCTCTACATGTATGCTGTCCCAGTTAACATCTGGGTGAGAGGCCCTGTCAGGACGGGCACCACTGGTGCCGCCATTATTTGCTGCCAAAAGGCTAAGGGAAACCCCGCCGCCGTTACTAACGCCAGCCAGTTGCTGACCCACAGAGTTCAGCACACCACCATGGCTTGGTCCAGGGGCGGAATGGGGCGCAGCAGGGGGTGCGGAAGGGGATAAACAGGAAGCGTCCCCATTCGCATCATTCAATTCCTCTTCCTGTTCCTCAAATGGAGCGCCATACTGTTCCCCAATCTTGGGACCTGGACCGCTTTTCTTATGGACTTTGCAGAGAACGGAATCATCCTGCAATAAAAGGTAAACAAGAATCAACATACTGCTTGGCGTAGAAGTGGCGCTAACAAACATTTTGCTAGTAATAACAAACGGAAAAGATCACGTCAGTGCTACGGGTTGAAGAATAAACTACTTCAGTTTAAGGGGTAGGTAATTGCTGCAATTCTTTCTTTGATTATGACACAGCCCTTGTTTTTAGCTGTTTGGACCTTTCTATCTTTGCTACTCATAATGCAATTCCCAAATATAGTCTCAGGATTTAATTTACCAGAAACAAAAGGATATTTGGAGCATTGAATGTGTGTTAGTGGCACGTGTATTATTCTAATTGACGTTACAAAAAACGGTTCAGCTCGTACTGGAAAAGGAAAGCTTGCGTCTTACTCAACACTAAATAGTTGAGACACGTGTTGAGCGATAATTTGCTGAATCGTGCATGGCATGCTACGTCGTTGTCGCTGGACGTGTAGTTTAGAGTAGAGAAAGAACCCATTTCATATATAGAATAGATACTGAAACAAACTAGTAGGAAAAAGAAATGGCATACCAGTCTAACACCAGCGTCAGGTATTTCACCTTGGACGAGCCTATATTCATACATGACCCAGTCGGTCCTTGTACCCTTGGGCGCCTTGCCAGAGTGAAACACCAGGGTCCTCTTCATCCCAACAGTGCGATTTTCATACACCACTTGCCTGTCCTTTCCAGTAGCCTTCCAGTACCCACCTTCGGTTGAACGGTTAGCTCTATGCCCAACAGAGTACTTTCTGCCACGGGTGCAAAAGAAGTACCACTGGAGATCCCCGGTCGGCATTGACGATTTCGCTGAACCAAGTAGAAGAAAC contains:
- the LOC109767303 gene encoding uncharacterized protein, encoding MEMPPLPPGYRFHPTDVELTLYYLKRKLLGKKLLCNAVAEVDIYKHAPWDLPAKSSMPTGDLQWYFFCTRGRKYSVGHRANRSTEGGYWKATGKDRQVVYENRTVGMKRTLVFHSGKAPKGTRTDWVMYEYRLVQGEIPDAGVRLDDSVLCKVHKKSGPGPKIGEQYGAPFEEQEEELNDANGDASCLSPSAPPAAPHSAPGPSHGGVLNSVGQQLAGVSNGGGVSLSLLAANNGGTSGARPDRASHPDVNWDSIHVEQLADIIGRLSTNPVGQDGPSSDLTTANQDSEAVFDDSETIFEITDQVVPSSLVSSLCKQCDKCGVRLVDPLLEPAAGEPYVELNDLLSQCRAAGHAPDGSSSQAVVVSNGEGPALDLELKLGVESSDSVGHSSGAVSAAASGSGAPSS